The following are encoded in a window of Maylandia zebra isolate NMK-2024a linkage group LG5, Mzebra_GT3a, whole genome shotgun sequence genomic DNA:
- the tfap2c gene encoding transcription factor AP-2 gamma isoform X2, with protein sequence MSVLERIDWRERHDSNSNGNPRLPHLPAVSQHLYSPSTSLSHSASSDFQPPYFPPPYQPISYPQSSDPYSHLGDPFNINSIHQSPSSNQQQPWPGRQGQEGLGAHGRSGLASQILGLEGGSSGVRREGFRRPELLSPHAHSLESSVIGDNMGMHDMGHGLDDVQQVDDHSIIMADQTVIKKVLGLRGGRNLDRLQRTYYQGGIFAGPVTLPKGNALGLPFQKESLLGMVSNPTEVFCSVPGRLSLLSSTSKYKVTVAEVQRRLSPPECLNASLLGGVLRRAKSKNGGRSLREKLDKIGLNLPAGRRKAANVTLLTSLVEGEAVHLARDFGYVCETEFPAKAIAEYLGRPHVERNEANSRKNMLLAAKQICKEFTDLLTQDRSPLGNARPAPILEPGIQGCLTHFSLITHGFGSPAICAAMTSLQNYLNEALKQVDKMYLSSGSDTQGSSDSGSKSTDKMDKHRK encoded by the exons ATGTCTGTACTGGAGAGGATAGACTGGAGG GAAAGGCACGATAGTAACAGCAATGGGAACCCACGGCTGCCTCACCTGCCGGCGGTCAGTCAACACCTCTACAGCCCGTCTACTTCCCTCTCACACTCGGCCAGTTCAGACTTCCAGCCCCCTTACTTTCCTCCTCCCTACCAGCCTATCTCGTACCCGCAGTCTAGTGACCCCTACTCTCACCTCGGGGACCCTTTCAACATCAACTCCATACACCAGTCGCCATCGTCGAACCAACAGCAGCCGTGGCCTGGGCGGCAAGGCCAGGAGGGGCTCGGCGCACACGGGAGGAGCGGACTCGCGAGTCAGATCCTAGGCTTGGAGGGAGGCTCGTCAGGGGTTAGGAGGGAAGGGTTCCGCCGACCGGAGCTGCTGTCTCCACACGCTCACAGTCTAGAGTCGTCGGTTATTGGCGATAATATGGGGATGCATGACATGGGACACGGGCTGGATGATGTTCAA CAAGTAGACGACCACAGTATAATTATGGCAGATCAGACGGTCATCAAAAAAG TATTAGGACTTCGAGGTGGCAGGAACCTTGATCGCTTACAGAGGACTTATTATCAGGGGGGAATTTTCGCGG GGCCTGTCACTCTGCCTAAAGGAAACGCACTGGGTCTTCCCTTCCAGAAAGAGTCCCTGCTGGGCATGGTGTCAAATCCCACAGAGGTGTTTTGCTCCGTACCAGGCCGTCTTTCCTTGCTGAGCTCTACATCCAAGTACAAGGTTACTGTGGCTGAAGTCCAGAGACGTTTGTCACCCCCAGAATGCCTCAACGCATCGCTCCTGGGAGGCGTTCTACGCAG AGCCAAGTCAAAAAATGGAGGCCGTTCTCTGAGAGAAAAGCTGGACAAAATTGGGCTTAACCTGCCTGCAGGAAGAAGGAAGGCAGCTAATGTCACTCTACTTACCTCGCTAGTAGAAG GTGAAGCTGTTCATTTAGCAAGAGACTTTGGTTATGTGTGTGAGACCGAATTCCCTGCAAAGGCAATTGCTGAATACCTGGGTAGGCCACATGTGGAGCGGAATGAGGCTAACTCGCGCAAGAACATGCTCCTTGCTGCCAA GCAAATCTGCAAAGAGTTTACTGATCTGCTCACTCAGGACCGCTCACCTTTGGGCAACGCTAGGCCTGCTCCCATTCTGGAACCTGGAATCCAAGGCTGCCTGACTCACTTCAGTCTCATCACTCATGGCTTTGGCTCTCCAGCCATCTGTGCTGCCATGACCTCGCTTCAGAACTACCTGAATGAAGCGCTCAAACAAGTGGACAAGATGTACCTGAGCTCTGGTAGCGACACCCAGGGATCCTCAGACAGTGGAAGTAAATCTACTGACAAAATGGACAAGCACAGGAAATGA
- the tfap2c gene encoding transcription factor AP-2 gamma isoform X4, with amino-acid sequence MSVLERIDWRERHDSNSNGNPRLPHLPAVSQHLYSPSTSLSHSASSDFQPPYFPPPYQPISYPQSSDPYSHLGDPFNINSIHQSPSSNQQQPWPGRQGQEGLGAHGRSGLASQILGLEGGSSGVRREGFRRPELLSPHAHSLESSVIGDNMGMHDMGHGLDDVQQVDDHSIIMADQTVIKKGPVTLPKGNALGLPFQKESLLGMVSNPTEVFCSVPGRLSLLSSTSKYKVTVAEVQRRLSPPECLNASLLGGVLRRAKSKNGGRSLREKLDKIGLNLPAGRRKAANVTLLTSLVEGEAVHLARDFGYVCETEFPAKAIAEYLGRPHVERNEANSRKNMLLAAKQICKEFTDLLTQDRSPLGNARPAPILEPGIQGCLTHFSLITHGFGSPAICAAMTSLQNYLNEALKQVDKMYLSSGSDTQGSSDSGSKSTDKMDKHRK; translated from the exons ATGTCTGTACTGGAGAGGATAGACTGGAGG GAAAGGCACGATAGTAACAGCAATGGGAACCCACGGCTGCCTCACCTGCCGGCGGTCAGTCAACACCTCTACAGCCCGTCTACTTCCCTCTCACACTCGGCCAGTTCAGACTTCCAGCCCCCTTACTTTCCTCCTCCCTACCAGCCTATCTCGTACCCGCAGTCTAGTGACCCCTACTCTCACCTCGGGGACCCTTTCAACATCAACTCCATACACCAGTCGCCATCGTCGAACCAACAGCAGCCGTGGCCTGGGCGGCAAGGCCAGGAGGGGCTCGGCGCACACGGGAGGAGCGGACTCGCGAGTCAGATCCTAGGCTTGGAGGGAGGCTCGTCAGGGGTTAGGAGGGAAGGGTTCCGCCGACCGGAGCTGCTGTCTCCACACGCTCACAGTCTAGAGTCGTCGGTTATTGGCGATAATATGGGGATGCATGACATGGGACACGGGCTGGATGATGTTCAA CAAGTAGACGACCACAGTATAATTATGGCAGATCAGACGGTCATCAAAAAAG GGCCTGTCACTCTGCCTAAAGGAAACGCACTGGGTCTTCCCTTCCAGAAAGAGTCCCTGCTGGGCATGGTGTCAAATCCCACAGAGGTGTTTTGCTCCGTACCAGGCCGTCTTTCCTTGCTGAGCTCTACATCCAAGTACAAGGTTACTGTGGCTGAAGTCCAGAGACGTTTGTCACCCCCAGAATGCCTCAACGCATCGCTCCTGGGAGGCGTTCTACGCAG AGCCAAGTCAAAAAATGGAGGCCGTTCTCTGAGAGAAAAGCTGGACAAAATTGGGCTTAACCTGCCTGCAGGAAGAAGGAAGGCAGCTAATGTCACTCTACTTACCTCGCTAGTAGAAG GTGAAGCTGTTCATTTAGCAAGAGACTTTGGTTATGTGTGTGAGACCGAATTCCCTGCAAAGGCAATTGCTGAATACCTGGGTAGGCCACATGTGGAGCGGAATGAGGCTAACTCGCGCAAGAACATGCTCCTTGCTGCCAA GCAAATCTGCAAAGAGTTTACTGATCTGCTCACTCAGGACCGCTCACCTTTGGGCAACGCTAGGCCTGCTCCCATTCTGGAACCTGGAATCCAAGGCTGCCTGACTCACTTCAGTCTCATCACTCATGGCTTTGGCTCTCCAGCCATCTGTGCTGCCATGACCTCGCTTCAGAACTACCTGAATGAAGCGCTCAAACAAGTGGACAAGATGTACCTGAGCTCTGGTAGCGACACCCAGGGATCCTCAGACAGTGGAAGTAAATCTACTGACAAAATGGACAAGCACAGGAAATGA
- the tfap2c gene encoding transcription factor AP-2 gamma isoform X1 produces the protein MLWKLADNVKYEDDCEERHDSNSNGNPRLPHLPAVSQHLYSPSTSLSHSASSDFQPPYFPPPYQPISYPQSSDPYSHLGDPFNINSIHQSPSSNQQQPWPGRQGQEGLGAHGRSGLASQILGLEGGSSGVRREGFRRPELLSPHAHSLESSVIGDNMGMHDMGHGLDDVQQVDDHSIIMADQTVIKKVLGLRGGRNLDRLQRTYYQGGIFAGPVTLPKGNALGLPFQKESLLGMVSNPTEVFCSVPGRLSLLSSTSKYKVTVAEVQRRLSPPECLNASLLGGVLRRAKSKNGGRSLREKLDKIGLNLPAGRRKAANVTLLTSLVEGEAVHLARDFGYVCETEFPAKAIAEYLGRPHVERNEANSRKNMLLAAKQICKEFTDLLTQDRSPLGNARPAPILEPGIQGCLTHFSLITHGFGSPAICAAMTSLQNYLNEALKQVDKMYLSSGSDTQGSSDSGSKSTDKMDKHRK, from the exons ATGTTGTGGAAATTAGCCGACAACGTAAAATACGAGGATGACTGTGAG GAAAGGCACGATAGTAACAGCAATGGGAACCCACGGCTGCCTCACCTGCCGGCGGTCAGTCAACACCTCTACAGCCCGTCTACTTCCCTCTCACACTCGGCCAGTTCAGACTTCCAGCCCCCTTACTTTCCTCCTCCCTACCAGCCTATCTCGTACCCGCAGTCTAGTGACCCCTACTCTCACCTCGGGGACCCTTTCAACATCAACTCCATACACCAGTCGCCATCGTCGAACCAACAGCAGCCGTGGCCTGGGCGGCAAGGCCAGGAGGGGCTCGGCGCACACGGGAGGAGCGGACTCGCGAGTCAGATCCTAGGCTTGGAGGGAGGCTCGTCAGGGGTTAGGAGGGAAGGGTTCCGCCGACCGGAGCTGCTGTCTCCACACGCTCACAGTCTAGAGTCGTCGGTTATTGGCGATAATATGGGGATGCATGACATGGGACACGGGCTGGATGATGTTCAA CAAGTAGACGACCACAGTATAATTATGGCAGATCAGACGGTCATCAAAAAAG TATTAGGACTTCGAGGTGGCAGGAACCTTGATCGCTTACAGAGGACTTATTATCAGGGGGGAATTTTCGCGG GGCCTGTCACTCTGCCTAAAGGAAACGCACTGGGTCTTCCCTTCCAGAAAGAGTCCCTGCTGGGCATGGTGTCAAATCCCACAGAGGTGTTTTGCTCCGTACCAGGCCGTCTTTCCTTGCTGAGCTCTACATCCAAGTACAAGGTTACTGTGGCTGAAGTCCAGAGACGTTTGTCACCCCCAGAATGCCTCAACGCATCGCTCCTGGGAGGCGTTCTACGCAG AGCCAAGTCAAAAAATGGAGGCCGTTCTCTGAGAGAAAAGCTGGACAAAATTGGGCTTAACCTGCCTGCAGGAAGAAGGAAGGCAGCTAATGTCACTCTACTTACCTCGCTAGTAGAAG GTGAAGCTGTTCATTTAGCAAGAGACTTTGGTTATGTGTGTGAGACCGAATTCCCTGCAAAGGCAATTGCTGAATACCTGGGTAGGCCACATGTGGAGCGGAATGAGGCTAACTCGCGCAAGAACATGCTCCTTGCTGCCAA GCAAATCTGCAAAGAGTTTACTGATCTGCTCACTCAGGACCGCTCACCTTTGGGCAACGCTAGGCCTGCTCCCATTCTGGAACCTGGAATCCAAGGCTGCCTGACTCACTTCAGTCTCATCACTCATGGCTTTGGCTCTCCAGCCATCTGTGCTGCCATGACCTCGCTTCAGAACTACCTGAATGAAGCGCTCAAACAAGTGGACAAGATGTACCTGAGCTCTGGTAGCGACACCCAGGGATCCTCAGACAGTGGAAGTAAATCTACTGACAAAATGGACAAGCACAGGAAATGA
- the tfap2c gene encoding transcription factor AP-2 gamma isoform X3 produces the protein MLWKLADNVKYEDDCEERHDSNSNGNPRLPHLPAVSQHLYSPSTSLSHSASSDFQPPYFPPPYQPISYPQSSDPYSHLGDPFNINSIHQSPSSNQQQPWPGRQGQEGLGAHGRSGLASQILGLEGGSSGVRREGFRRPELLSPHAHSLESSVIGDNMGMHDMGHGLDDVQQVDDHSIIMADQTVIKKGPVTLPKGNALGLPFQKESLLGMVSNPTEVFCSVPGRLSLLSSTSKYKVTVAEVQRRLSPPECLNASLLGGVLRRAKSKNGGRSLREKLDKIGLNLPAGRRKAANVTLLTSLVEGEAVHLARDFGYVCETEFPAKAIAEYLGRPHVERNEANSRKNMLLAAKQICKEFTDLLTQDRSPLGNARPAPILEPGIQGCLTHFSLITHGFGSPAICAAMTSLQNYLNEALKQVDKMYLSSGSDTQGSSDSGSKSTDKMDKHRK, from the exons ATGTTGTGGAAATTAGCCGACAACGTAAAATACGAGGATGACTGTGAG GAAAGGCACGATAGTAACAGCAATGGGAACCCACGGCTGCCTCACCTGCCGGCGGTCAGTCAACACCTCTACAGCCCGTCTACTTCCCTCTCACACTCGGCCAGTTCAGACTTCCAGCCCCCTTACTTTCCTCCTCCCTACCAGCCTATCTCGTACCCGCAGTCTAGTGACCCCTACTCTCACCTCGGGGACCCTTTCAACATCAACTCCATACACCAGTCGCCATCGTCGAACCAACAGCAGCCGTGGCCTGGGCGGCAAGGCCAGGAGGGGCTCGGCGCACACGGGAGGAGCGGACTCGCGAGTCAGATCCTAGGCTTGGAGGGAGGCTCGTCAGGGGTTAGGAGGGAAGGGTTCCGCCGACCGGAGCTGCTGTCTCCACACGCTCACAGTCTAGAGTCGTCGGTTATTGGCGATAATATGGGGATGCATGACATGGGACACGGGCTGGATGATGTTCAA CAAGTAGACGACCACAGTATAATTATGGCAGATCAGACGGTCATCAAAAAAG GGCCTGTCACTCTGCCTAAAGGAAACGCACTGGGTCTTCCCTTCCAGAAAGAGTCCCTGCTGGGCATGGTGTCAAATCCCACAGAGGTGTTTTGCTCCGTACCAGGCCGTCTTTCCTTGCTGAGCTCTACATCCAAGTACAAGGTTACTGTGGCTGAAGTCCAGAGACGTTTGTCACCCCCAGAATGCCTCAACGCATCGCTCCTGGGAGGCGTTCTACGCAG AGCCAAGTCAAAAAATGGAGGCCGTTCTCTGAGAGAAAAGCTGGACAAAATTGGGCTTAACCTGCCTGCAGGAAGAAGGAAGGCAGCTAATGTCACTCTACTTACCTCGCTAGTAGAAG GTGAAGCTGTTCATTTAGCAAGAGACTTTGGTTATGTGTGTGAGACCGAATTCCCTGCAAAGGCAATTGCTGAATACCTGGGTAGGCCACATGTGGAGCGGAATGAGGCTAACTCGCGCAAGAACATGCTCCTTGCTGCCAA GCAAATCTGCAAAGAGTTTACTGATCTGCTCACTCAGGACCGCTCACCTTTGGGCAACGCTAGGCCTGCTCCCATTCTGGAACCTGGAATCCAAGGCTGCCTGACTCACTTCAGTCTCATCACTCATGGCTTTGGCTCTCCAGCCATCTGTGCTGCCATGACCTCGCTTCAGAACTACCTGAATGAAGCGCTCAAACAAGTGGACAAGATGTACCTGAGCTCTGGTAGCGACACCCAGGGATCCTCAGACAGTGGAAGTAAATCTACTGACAAAATGGACAAGCACAGGAAATGA